The window TGGCCCGTCGTCTGCTGGAGCGGCTGCTGACCGACCACCAGGCATCACTCGGCGCCACGCTGGTGGACCGGGCAGATCGCCCCACTCTCGCCGCGCTCCGCTCCTGGGGGTGGACGGACGTCGGAGAGCTTCGCAGGCCGGCCGGTCCCACCACGTTCCGCGCGCTGGTATTTCCCGTCGGGGAACGAACCGGGGCGAAGGTGGACGGCCTTGTCGTACCGCGTGGAGGCGGTGGCCCGGGTGGGGCCTGACAGGCGGTCGGTCCGCATTCGGATGCTGGTGGCCGAGCAGGCGGTCAGGCGTGGTGCCCGGGTCGGTGTGGTGGACGTGTGCACCGCGGCCGTGGCCGCGCTGCCGGTCGGCGGGGCCGGGCTGTCGGCGATGTCCCGGTCCGCGCCGAGCCATCCGTTGTGCAGCACCGACGCCATCAGCGAGCAACTGGAAGAGCTCCAGCTCACCCTGGGCGAGGGACCCTGCGTGGACGCCTTCCTGCACGGCTCGGCCGTCCTGACACCCGATCTGCTCACCCGTGACCTGCAGGACCGCTGGACGGTGTTCGCCGACGCGGCCCTGGAAGCCGGAGCCCGCGCGGTCTTCGCGCTCCCCCTGCAGATGGGGGCGATCAGCCCGGGAGTTCTGGACCTGTACGCCAACGTGCCGACCGCGCTGGACGCGGAGGAACTGGCCGACGCACTGGCATTCGCCGATCTGGCGACGCTGATCCTGCTCGATACAAGGATCGACGAGACAGGCGCGCCGACCGGCGGACCGATTCCGGAACAGGGCTTCGAAGACCTGGGCGCGTACCGGGCGGAGATCGACCAGGCCAACGGCATCCTGACCGTCCAGCTCGGCGTCGGCATCGAAGAAGCCTTCGTCCGGCTTCGTGCCTACGCCTATGCGCGGGGACGCCGGCTCGCCGACGTGGCCGCGGACGTGGTGGCCCGTCGGCTTCGCTTCTCACCAGCCGCGGAGCCGGACCAGACCGATGAGGAAACCTGACGCATGGGTGCCGACCGACGAACATGCCGTACTTCCCGCCCCTTCAGGCAGGGACTAGTCTCAATTGAGGGTGCCCACGATGGATCAACAGCTTCTGGCCAAGACCTTCGTCGAGCTGGCCGACAATCTGGTCGCCGACTTCGACCTCATGGACTTCCTGCGCCTGCTGACCGACCGCTGCGTGGGCATGCTCGACGCGAGCGCCGCCGGGGTGCTGCTCGCCGACCGTGACGGCAAACTCCGCGTCATGGCCGCCTCCGACGAACAGGTGCGGCTGCTGGAGCTCTTCCAGCTCCAGAACGACGAAGGCCCCTGCCTCGAGTGCTTCCGCACCGGCGCACCGGTGATCATCCACGACCTGACCCGGGAGATCGACCGCTGGCCACGCTTCGTCACTGCGGCCCACCGCAGCGGCTTCGGGGCAGTCCAGGCCCTGCCCATGCGTCTGCGGGACGAGACCGTGGGCGCCCTGAACCTCTTCCGCGCCGCCCCCGGCCCCTTCGACCCACCCGCCACACTCATCGCCCAGGCGCTGGCCGACGTCGCCACCATCAGCCTGCTGCAACAACGCACCGTCCACCGCGGCACGGTGCTCAACGAACAGCTGCAGGCGGCGTTGAACAGCCGGGTACTGATCGAACAGGCGAAGGGGAAACTCGCCGAACGCCAGGGCATCGACATGGAGCAGGCGTTCACCGCGCTGCGTGGTTACGCCCGCGCCCACAACCGGCGCCTGGCCGACGTGGCCCGCGCATTCATCAGCGGATCCGAACCCCTCGCCGGTCTGGGGGCCTGACCGGCGTCACGGCAGGGCCACCAGCCTGCACGGCCGCAGGGGCCCGGCCTGAACACTTTGGTGACGTTTCACCTCGCCGAGGATCGTCGGTATGGCGAAGCTCGGGAAGGCGGTGCCGAGGTTCGGGTCGAAGCGGGTCACCGCCTTGACCAGCCCCAGTTGGGCGACCTGCTTGAGGTCTTCGAAGGACTCGCCGCGATTTCGGAACCGCCGGGCGAGCCGTACGGCCATCGGCGCCCAGGCGCACACCACTTCCTGCCGCAGCGCGGACCTCTCCAGACCGTCCGGGAGAGCGGCGATACGGCGGAACGCGGCAGCGGTGTCCGGGGCGTCATCGTAGGGATCTGCGCTTCGTGGGCTCTGCTCACGTGCGTACGTCATCTGTGTGACACGACGTCCAACAGCCCGGATTAGACATGCTGGTCGCCGAGGCGCAGTCCCTGACCGGCTGTGTCTTCGGATTCCCCGTGCCGCGCGACGGCTCCTGGTGGCGGGAGTTCGAGGGACCTCTGCCGCAGAACCTCGAGCAACTGACCGCTTCCGGCCATGTCTTCGCCATCACTGAAACCGTTGTCCATCCGCATGAGCACGCTCACGGGCTCGCTCGCCGCCTGCAGGAGCGTCTGCTCGCCGACCATCAGGCTTCGCTCGGCGTCACCTTGGTGGATCAGTCCGACCGTCCGGCCCGTGCCGCCTTTGAGACCTGGGGCTGGCAGGAGGCGGGGCAGATCCTCCGCGCACCGACCGTCCTGTGCGTAGTGCTTCTGCCCCTGGGAGAGCGCACGACGGAGCATCCGAACGGCCTCGCCCACAACGCCCGGACCCAACGGCCCAAGTAGCCGCCCGCGCCAGGCCGGACGCGGCGCCTACGCAGGCGTGGAGGGGCGCCGGAACGGGAGCGACGGAGGATCGCGGCAGTGCCTCGTTGTGACATCCGTCGATGTTTGAGATTCTCCGGCCGGGCTACTCAGGAGGGGCGTCCGACGGCCGTCCTGGACGAAGACACCGGAGAGTTGAGCTCACAGCTCCCGGTGTCGTCCTCTGGAGCACGCACACCGTCAGTCATCTCCGGTCCGCCAGATGGAGGCTCCGCAGTGCTCGGCGTAGCTCCCGCTGCATCGGCTCCGGAAGCGTCCGGTCCTTCGTCGTGGCGACCAGAGCCGCAGCCACGTCCCGGAGCTTGATGTTGCAGTGCTGCGACAGGTCCACCAGCACGTCCCAGGCCCTCTCGCTGGAACACGGCGCCAGGGCCATCACCATGCCGCGCGCCTGGTCGATCACCGCACGGCTCACCAGCGCGTGCTCCAACTGTTCGTTCTTGGCACGTAGTTCGACCGCCTCGGACAGCAAAGCCGCGTCCCCCGCCGAAGGCGCAGTTCTCAACAGTCGCTGTTCTTCACTGGGCGTGGTCAGCTGGTGCATGGTGCGTACCTCACAGGGCAGTCATCCTGTCCGTAGGCGGTCAGCGGCGCGCCAGTTGCCGTTCGCCGGCCGCACCGGGCTCGTAGGCCAGTCCGTAGTGCTTGAAGATCGCTTCCTCCTGCTCGGCGGGCAGCACGTCGTCGGTGCCGATCGAAGGGGCCTGCTTCACCAGCGCTTTGACATAGCCGACCCTGAGATAGCCCGGCCCGGCGATCGCGTCCTCAAGGGGCACGAAGACCAGCCGGTGCCGGGTGGGCAGTCCGGTCCGTACCGTGGCCATGGCCGGCTCATCGGTGGTGGTGTCCACATAGACCGCCTCCAGGACACCGATCTTGTGCGACTCGGTGTCGACGACATCGCGGTTGCGCCATTCTCGGACGTCGGCTGCGTGAATCACGGCCCCTCCCTACCTGGACGATCCGCCTGGTTGTCGTGAGCCGCACCCCTGGTTTTCCGCGTGAAATCGCCGCAGCGTACGACGTAGCGCCCGCTGCATGTGTGCCGGGAGCGGCTTGCCCTCCCAGGCGGCGACCAGGGCCGCGGCCACCTCCGGAAGTCTGGCGTCGCACTTCCGTGAGACATCCACCAGCAGCTTCCTGGCCGCCCCGCGGCGGCAGGGGGTCAGGACCATCACCATGCCGCGGGCCTGGTCGATGACCGCACGGCCGGCCAACGCCCGCCGCAGCTGATCGTTCTCAGCGCGCAGTGCGACGACGTCCTGTCCCGCCGGCGTGTTCCCCCACGTGGCCTCGGCCCGCAGATCCCACCACTCCTGTTGGATCATGGTTGTGCGTTGCATGGCATGCACCTCTTCACGATCTCGACGTGTCCGGCCCGGCTGAAGCCGTCCGGGAACCGCTGGCTGCCGAACAGCTTCACGGGTCACCTGCGATGTTCGTGGTCCCGACGGTCCTCGCGCCGCCAGCGCGCCCGGTGCTGACGGCTGTAGCGGCGGTCCCAGCGTTCCTGACGATTCCGGCGCTCCTGGTAGTCCCGGTAGTCCCCGAGATCGGAACTGCCGCCACGGCTCAGGCCTCCGCCACGATCGCGGCGGTAGCGGGTGGCGCCGTAGACCAGCACCGCCGCGGCCACCCACCAGATGGGATTGAGGAAGCCGAAGCCGAACAGGACCACGATGAGGACGAGGAGCAGGACGAACATGGTGGGCCTCCCCGGGAGCAGAACACAGCATCGATACCGGGGACTGGGGCCTCACCCCAGAGCGTAGTCCCTCCCAGAGGCTGCGGATACGGCGCGACGTCAGCGCGTCCTGCTCGGTATGGATGGCTGCTTGACACCTGTCGGGGAACTGCTGCGAGGACTAGCGTGCGACATGGCCCCTGCCCCCGGCAGCGTCGCACTGCCAGCGCTCTCCCCAGAGAGCGCACCCTGTGCATCGGTGCCGGAACCCGCCGCGTCACGAGCGAGGCCGTTCCCGCACGCGCCCATCGTCACGATCCCGGCGCAGCTGATGCGCCCCGAGCGGGCACCGATCTGCTGCCCGCCACGTCGCACGCATCCCACAACAGGCGGTACGTATGTACGCGCTGATCGTTCCGGCTTCGACCCCCTTCGTCCTGCTCGCCGTCGTGATGGCCCTGTCCTGGTGGGAGGACCACATTCCGCCGACGCCGCCGGCCGAGCCGGACGAACCCCTCACCGAGGCCCCGTTCACCCCGGCGGCCCCAGCCCAGCCCCCACGCCTCGTCAGTGTCGACACCGCGTTGACAAGGGACGTGGCCGGGCGTTGACTGACAGCACGGCGTAGGGCTATGCCACTCCGGATCATTCGGGCGACGCATTCCACCTTCCCGCTTCGCCCGGACCCCGCGGAACCAGGAAATCCCCGCGATCTGGAGGCCCGGCAATGTTCTGGATTCTTCTCCTTCTGCTGATCCTGGTGGTCTTCGGATTCGGCTTCACGATGCAGATCCTGTGGTGGGTCGGGGCCGTCCTGCTGGTCGTCTGGATCGTCGGCTTCGCCATGCGCGGGCGCCAAGGTGGCAGGCGCCGGTACAGCCGCAGCCGCAGGTAATCCACTCCACGCACGATCTCACCCCGCGGGATTAACAGCCTGCAGATCACGCGCGAAGCCCTCCAGTGGACATGCAGAGGACAGCCATGAGCATCGCACAGACGATCAAGCACAAGACCCAGGAATTCAAGGGCCGGATCACCGAACGCATCGGCCGGACCACCCGCAATCGGCGACTGCAGCGCGAAGGCAGGACCGACCGGGCCCTCGGAAGCCTGAAGCAGGCCAGCGACAAGGCCAAGGACGCTTTCAGGCGCTGACCACATGCGCCCCAGGTGGTGCCCACGTCGAGTGGGCGCCACCCGGCCGACCTCGATGCTCAATGAGCCGACGGGAATTGACGGCAATGAAGCAGACCAACGAGCGAACCGAGAGCCAGAGAAGGCAGCCCTGTTCACCGTCGTGATCGTCATCGGCCTGGCCGGCCTCCTTTCCCTCGGACGCAGGCGAGCGCGAAGCGGTGGCGGGTGCGGGCTGAAGCGGCGCTTCGGGCCCGAGTACGCCCGGCCCGTGCTCTCGCCCGCCACGACTGCGATATCCGGGCAGCCGAGCAGGAACTCGGCGAGCGCGTGGAACGGCACGGCTCCCTCACCGGGCAGCCTGTCACCCGAAGCCCGCGAGCACTACGTGACTCAATGAACCACTGTCCAGGAGCAGTTCGTCGAATCACCGCAGCAGGCCGTCACCGAGGCAGACACGCTCCTGGCACGCCTGGCAAGGGACCGCGGCTTCCCCGACGGCGAGCAGTTCGAGGACCAGATCGCCGCCCTGTCTCCCCTTCCGGATGCGCAGATGATGATCCTGGACATCACCACAGGTCGGCTGCAGTGGGTCAACGCAGGCCATCCGGCCCCGCTCCTGATCCGTGACCGCGCCGTACTGGACCGGCTGGAGGGCCCGACCACGTTGCCGGTCGGCTTCGGCGGCCAGGAGCCGGTGGTCAGCGAGCGGATGCTGCAGCCCGGGGACCGGTTGCTGTGCTTCACCGACGGCCTGATCGAGGAGCACCACACCGGCGGGAGACAGTTCGGAGGGAGCAGCCCATCGAGTGGACCAACCGGATCCTCCACGACCGCACCGAGGTACGGGCGGTGGTACGAGCGCTCTCCCACGCCCTGAAACAGGAACGCGGCAGCACCACGACCGACGACGCGGCCATCCTCCTCATCGAGTGGCGAGGCGGCGACGCCGATCACCTCGCCACCCTCGACTGAGCCCGCAACGATGCACCGGCTCCCTCGTTGAAGCCTGCCGCTGACCTGGATTTTCGTACCCAAGGTCGCTGTCAGGCGGACAGACGCGCGGCGATCCCCTGGGTGCGGAAAGGGTGGTGGCGGCGAATGAGACGGACCCGGGCCGTCAGGCCCAGGAATCGGTAGCCGTGGCCGGGCAGACGGTAGCCGTGGCCGGGCGGGGACTCCGTGGTCGTCGAACCGCTCGAAGGTACGCCAGTGACGTGAGGATCGGGTCGGGCCGGGGACTGGTCGAGGGCTTTCGGGAGCCGGTCAGCGGGCCGGGCGCCGGGTGGAGCGCCAGATGGAGCGGGCCACCAGGTAGAGCAGATCGACGATGAGAAGCAGTACGCCGATGGACATCAGGTAGAGCATGCCGTCGACGGCCTCGCCGATGGCGACCAGAGCGATTCCGGCGATGAACAGGATCAGGAAGAGGACCATGAGGGGATGCCTCCTGGGAAGAACCGTGCGAGATCTGCGTGGTCTCTCGGTACGGCAGGACACACTG is drawn from Streptomyces bottropensis ATCC 25435 and contains these coding sequences:
- a CDS encoding ANTAR domain-containing protein; this translates as MLVAEQAVRRGARVGVVDVCTAAVAALPVGGAGLSAMSRSAPSHPLCSTDAISEQLEELQLTLGEGPCVDAFLHGSAVLTPDLLTRDLQDRWTVFADAALEAGARAVFALPLQMGAISPGVLDLYANVPTALDAEELADALAFADLATLILLDTRIDETGAPTGGPIPEQGFEDLGAYRAEIDQANGILTVQLGVGIEEAFVRLRAYAYARGRRLADVAADVVARRLRFSPAAEPDQTDEET
- a CDS encoding GAF and ANTAR domain-containing protein is translated as MDQQLLAKTFVELADNLVADFDLMDFLRLLTDRCVGMLDASAAGVLLADRDGKLRVMAASDEQVRLLELFQLQNDEGPCLECFRTGAPVIIHDLTREIDRWPRFVTAAHRSGFGAVQALPMRLRDETVGALNLFRAAPGPFDPPATLIAQALADVATISLLQQRTVHRGTVLNEQLQAALNSRVLIEQAKGKLAERQGIDMEQAFTALRGYARAHNRRLADVARAFISGSEPLAGLGA
- a CDS encoding ANTAR domain-containing protein, translated to MHQLTTPSEEQRLLRTAPSAGDAALLSEAVELRAKNEQLEHALVSRAVIDQARGMVMALAPCSSERAWDVLVDLSQHCNIKLRDVAAALVATTKDRTLPEPMQRELRRALRSLHLADRR
- a CDS encoding PRC-barrel domain-containing protein; protein product: MIHAADVREWRNRDVVDTESHKIGVLEAVYVDTTTDEPAMATVRTGLPTRHRLVFVPLEDAIAGPGYLRVGYVKALVKQAPSIGTDDVLPAEQEEAIFKHYGLAYEPGAAGERQLARR
- a CDS encoding ANTAR domain-containing protein; translated protein: MQRTTMIQQEWWDLRAEATWGNTPAGQDVVALRAENDQLRRALAGRAVIDQARGMVMVLTPCRRGAARKLLVDVSRKCDARLPEVAAALVAAWEGKPLPAHMQRALRRTLRRFHAENQGCGSRQPGGSSR
- a CDS encoding CsbD family protein; the encoded protein is MSIAQTIKHKTQEFKGRITERIGRTTRNRRLQREGRTDRALGSLKQASDKAKDAFRR